The following proteins are co-located in the Pedobacter sp. FW305-3-2-15-E-R2A2 genome:
- a CDS encoding NADH-quinone oxidoreductase subunit M, giving the protein MEQLLLLLIFLPLVGAVVTAFTGSAAKHVALVSAILSLALTLITVCNFTPDASTQFAVNYPWIQDLGINFHAGIDGISMITVLLTNVLVPIIILSAYQHDYKNSNAFFALILFMQFGLLLVFTAMDAFLFYIGWEAALIPIYFICAIWGGKDRIKVNMKFFVYTIAGSLFMLLGIIYLYLQNPAHNFDIQAFYNLNLDSVQQSWIFWAFFIAFAIKMPVFPFHTWQPDTYTEAPTPGTMLLSGIMLKMGIYGVIRWLLPVAPEGVQQWGNLAIILSIIGVVYASIIAFTQKDAKRLVAYSSIAHVGLISAGIFALNTQGMQGAMVQMLSHGINVVGLFFVLDIIARRMKTNKIAELGGIAKQAPQLAIVFLIIVLGTVALPGTNGFIGEFLLLIGIYQYKVWAGVFAGLSIIFGAVYMFRMYQNIMLGKTNDLTIGFTDIKGSEKVVLYIICALIIVLGVYPKPILHLSEASVQQLIEQVTQKLTSVN; this is encoded by the coding sequence ATGGAACAACTTTTACTACTTCTTATATTTCTACCATTGGTTGGCGCCGTGGTTACTGCCTTCACAGGAAGTGCAGCAAAACATGTTGCTTTGGTTTCAGCAATCCTTTCTTTGGCATTGACTTTAATCACGGTATGTAATTTCACCCCGGATGCCAGTACGCAGTTTGCGGTGAATTATCCATGGATCCAGGATTTGGGAATCAATTTCCATGCGGGAATTGATGGCATCAGTATGATCACGGTCTTATTGACCAATGTATTGGTTCCGATCATTATCCTTTCCGCTTATCAGCATGACTACAAAAACAGCAATGCTTTCTTTGCATTGATCTTATTTATGCAGTTTGGTTTGCTATTGGTATTTACTGCAATGGATGCTTTCTTATTCTATATCGGATGGGAAGCAGCATTGATCCCGATCTATTTCATCTGTGCGATCTGGGGAGGTAAAGACAGAATTAAAGTAAACATGAAATTCTTTGTATACACGATAGCGGGATCTTTATTCATGCTGTTGGGGATCATCTACCTATACTTACAGAATCCTGCTCATAATTTCGATATTCAGGCTTTTTATAATTTAAACCTTGATTCTGTTCAGCAGAGCTGGATTTTCTGGGCTTTCTTTATCGCATTTGCGATTAAGATGCCAGTTTTTCCTTTCCATACCTGGCAGCCGGATACTTATACTGAGGCACCGACTCCAGGGACAATGTTGTTGTCAGGGATTATGCTGAAGATGGGTATTTACGGAGTGATCAGGTGGTTATTACCTGTTGCACCGGAAGGTGTTCAGCAATGGGGAAATCTAGCGATCATTCTTTCTATTATAGGCGTGGTTTATGCTTCAATCATTGCGTTTACCCAAAAGGACGCGAAGCGATTAGTAGCCTATTCTTCTATTGCTCACGTTGGTTTGATCTCTGCAGGTATCTTTGCGTTAAACACACAAGGGATGCAGGGTGCAATGGTACAAATGTTAAGTCATGGTATCAATGTGGTTGGTTTGTTCTTTGTGCTGGACATCATTGCCCGCCGGATGAAAACAAATAAAATCGCTGAACTTGGTGGGATTGCCAAACAGGCGCCACAACTGGCCATCGTATTTTTGATCATTGTATTGGGAACAGTAGCACTTCCCGGAACGAATGGTTTCATTGGAGAGTTTTTATTGTTAATCGGAATATATCAGTATAAAGTATGGGCTGGCGTTTTCGCTGGATTATCCATCATCTTCGGTGCAGTATATATGTTCAGAATGTATCAGAACATTATGCTTGGAAAAACCAACGACCTTACGATAGGATTTACAGACATAAAAGGATCTGAGAAAGTCGTATTGTATATCATCTGTGCCCTGATCATCGTTTTGGGAGTTTATCCTAAACCAATTCTGCATTTGTCAGAAGCCTCGGTACAACAATTAATAGAACAGGTAACACAAAAATTAACATCGGTAAACTAA
- a CDS encoding NADH-quinone oxidoreductase subunit N — MNIIITITVTALVVLYAGLFKAKKALLPLTLIGLLTSLAFVVTSWNTNQTYYGMMQMDNFALAFAGITILGTLFIFLLTQNYFAEHSENIAEYFTLILFALSGIVIMVSYKNMSMLFIGVEIMSVALYILAGIRKNNFASNEASLKYFLMGAFSTGFLLFGITLIYGATGSFDLEVINQYLVTNYKSISPLFYPGVILLMVGLCFKIGAAPFHFWTPDVYEGAPTLITSFMSTVVKTAGFAAFLRLFADTFAPLHDFWLPPLMVIVCLTLFIGNVTALFQKNFKRMLAYSSISHAGYLLFSLVALTASSANNVLVYAAAYTFASIIAFGVLILVKQKTGNDNFESFNGLGKRNPFAAFVLTVAMLSLAGIPLTAGFIGKYLMFLNVMHDYQFYLVAFAILNALVGFYYYFKVIVAMYFKDGAEIELETPVQYKVVLVLSLIITVFLGVYPSVILNLI; from the coding sequence ATGAATATCATCATAACAATTACTGTTACAGCTTTAGTGGTGCTTTACGCAGGTTTGTTTAAAGCTAAAAAAGCGTTATTACCCCTTACCTTAATTGGTTTGCTTACTTCACTGGCTTTTGTAGTTACCTCATGGAATACAAACCAGACCTATTATGGTATGATGCAAATGGATAATTTTGCATTGGCTTTTGCCGGAATCACCATTTTAGGAACACTCTTTATCTTCCTGCTGACACAAAACTATTTTGCAGAACACAGTGAGAACATTGCCGAATATTTTACGCTGATTCTCTTTGCCCTGTCAGGGATTGTCATCATGGTTTCTTATAAAAACATGTCGATGTTGTTCATCGGTGTAGAGATCATGTCTGTTGCCCTATATATTCTTGCGGGAATCCGGAAAAACAATTTTGCTTCCAATGAAGCTTCCTTGAAATACTTCCTGATGGGTGCATTCTCTACAGGTTTCTTATTGTTCGGTATTACGTTGATTTACGGCGCTACAGGATCTTTTGATCTCGAAGTGATCAATCAGTACCTGGTGACTAATTACAAGAGCATATCGCCTTTATTCTATCCCGGTGTGATTTTATTGATGGTAGGTCTATGCTTTAAGATTGGTGCAGCACCTTTCCATTTCTGGACACCGGATGTGTATGAAGGAGCTCCGACATTAATTACCTCCTTTATGTCTACCGTGGTGAAAACGGCTGGTTTTGCCGCTTTCCTTCGTTTATTTGCAGATACATTTGCGCCTTTACATGATTTCTGGTTACCTCCTTTGATGGTGATCGTATGTTTGACTTTATTCATCGGTAACGTTACGGCGCTATTCCAAAAGAATTTCAAAAGAATGCTGGCTTATTCCAGTATTTCCCATGCAGGTTACCTGTTGTTCTCTTTAGTTGCACTAACTGCAAGTTCGGCGAATAACGTATTGGTATATGCTGCTGCTTATACTTTTGCAAGTATTATCGCTTTCGGGGTATTGATTCTGGTGAAACAGAAAACGGGTAATGACAACTTTGAAAGTTTCAATGGTTTAGGAAAACGCAATCCTTTTGCGGCATTCGTACTTACAGTAGCGATGTTGTCTTTGGCAGGGATTCCTTTAACTGCAGGATTTATTGGTAAATACCTGATGTTTTTGAATGTAATGCATGACTACCAGTTTTATCTGGTGGCCTTTGCGATTTTAAACGCATTGGTAGGGTTTTACTATTATTTCAAGGTTATTGTGGCGATGTATTTCAAAGATGGAGCTGAGATTGAGTTGGAAACCCCTGTGCAATATAAAGTTGTATTGGTCCTGTCATTGATCATTACTGTTTTCCTTGGTGTATATCCTTCAGTAATTTTAAATCTGATATAA
- a CDS encoding DedA family protein, translating into MHDFWNSLQHFIDPEKLLKEGGFYVVMFVIFAETGLFFGFFLPGDYLLFLAGMFVATGKLDVNLYVLIAGLIVAAVSGNFTGYWFGRKTGPVLYHRKDSFFFKKRYLKAAEDYYNKQGAFALIMGRFVPIVRTFAPIFAGVVKLDFKRFALYNFAGAIIWIASLTLLGYFLGKRFEKEINDYLLYIIIGFIVITTIPLVYTFVKKKVVKDDNDHISNTEQ; encoded by the coding sequence ATGCACGATTTCTGGAACTCATTACAGCACTTCATTGATCCCGAAAAACTACTTAAAGAAGGTGGTTTCTATGTTGTAATGTTCGTCATCTTTGCCGAGACGGGTTTGTTCTTTGGGTTCTTTTTACCCGGAGACTATCTGTTGTTCCTCGCAGGTATGTTCGTCGCTACAGGCAAATTGGATGTCAACTTATATGTGTTGATTGCCGGACTGATCGTTGCTGCTGTATCTGGAAATTTTACCGGTTATTGGTTTGGTCGAAAGACGGGCCCCGTACTGTACCATCGAAAGGACTCTTTCTTCTTTAAAAAACGCTATTTAAAGGCTGCCGAAGATTATTATAATAAACAGGGAGCCTTTGCGCTTATAATGGGGCGCTTTGTTCCGATTGTAAGAACTTTTGCACCGATTTTTGCTGGTGTAGTAAAATTAGACTTTAAAAGATTTGCATTATATAACTTTGCGGGTGCAATTATTTGGATTGCTTCCTTAACTTTGCTGGGTTATTTCCTTGGCAAGAGATTTGAAAAAGAGATTAACGACTATTTATTATACATTATTATAGGCTTCATTGTCATTACCACTATACCTCTCGTTTACACATTTGTAAAAAAGAAAGTTGTGAAGGACGACAATGATCATATATCAAACACTGAACAATAA
- a CDS encoding inorganic diphosphatase → MIKDEHHPWHCVSPGANLPESVNAIIEIPKGSKAKYEIDKDSHLIKLDRVLFSSVMYPANYGFIPQTYCDDNDPLDILVLCSVDVYPMSIVEAKVIGVMHMVDNGEQDDKIIAVAKNDMSVNYINDLAELPPHTMKEIVKFFQDYKALEEKQVTIEHLLGVRYAHKVIQESIILYDQKFRNNNS, encoded by the coding sequence ATGATTAAAGACGAGCATCATCCGTGGCACTGTGTTTCTCCGGGTGCAAACCTACCAGAATCCGTAAATGCAATTATTGAAATTCCTAAAGGATCTAAAGCTAAATACGAAATTGATAAAGATTCCCACCTGATTAAATTAGACAGAGTACTTTTCTCTTCTGTAATGTATCCGGCAAATTATGGTTTTATCCCACAAACTTATTGTGATGATAATGACCCTTTAGATATCCTTGTACTATGCTCTGTAGACGTTTATCCGATGTCTATCGTTGAAGCGAAAGTAATTGGTGTAATGCACATGGTGGATAATGGTGAGCAGGACGATAAAATTATTGCAGTAGCAAAAAACGACATGTCTGTTAACTACATCAATGACTTAGCAGAATTGCCTCCTCATACGATGAAAGAAATTGTTAAATTCTTTCAGGACTATAAGGCATTAGAAGAAAAACAAGTAACTATTGAACATCTTTTGGGCGTTCGGTATGCACATAAAGTGATACAGGAAAGTATCATCCTTTATGACCAAAAGTTTAGAAATAACAATTCTTAA
- a CDS encoding hemolysin family protein: MEGFKIFLTFFLVALNGFFVAAEFAIVKVRASQIEIKAKSGSRVANIAKYITQHLDGYLAATQLGITLASLGLGWVGESVMHSLIHDFLVRFNFSEVYITSISTAIAFLLITVMHIVFGELAPKSVAIQRPVATTLFIAIPLQAFYLIFRPFIWVLNGFANVILKLFGISNVGGHESVHSTEELHYLLDQGKESGALDTNEHELIKNVFDFNERVVKNIMVPRTKISGIELSAAPADVISKIIGEGYSRLPVYDEIIDKIIGIIHAKDILPLLADKKDWALKDIIRKPYFVPETKKINDLLSELQQKRIQIAIVIDEFGGTAGMVTLEDIVEEIVGEIQDEYDEEKPTVEKISETEFIINAYATVYDVNEHLPHDLPEDEDFDTVGGLVSHAFGKIPEVGDSEECYGYLFTILKKTEQNIETIKLELVIAKSDMVDNH; this comes from the coding sequence ATGGAAGGTTTTAAGATATTTTTAACATTCTTCTTAGTAGCACTGAACGGCTTTTTCGTTGCAGCAGAGTTTGCAATTGTAAAAGTCAGAGCCTCTCAAATTGAAATTAAAGCAAAATCAGGAAGCAGGGTAGCGAATATTGCAAAATATATTACCCAGCATCTTGATGGTTACCTGGCTGCAACGCAGCTGGGTATTACACTTGCTTCACTTGGACTGGGTTGGGTTGGTGAGTCTGTCATGCACAGTTTGATCCACGATTTCCTGGTAAGGTTTAACTTTTCTGAAGTATACATTACTTCCATCTCTACTGCCATCGCCTTTTTATTGATTACCGTAATGCACATTGTGTTCGGTGAGCTGGCGCCTAAATCGGTGGCGATACAGAGACCAGTAGCTACCACATTGTTTATTGCCATACCTTTACAGGCATTCTACCTGATCTTCAGACCATTTATATGGGTGTTGAATGGTTTTGCCAATGTGATCCTTAAATTATTCGGAATTTCTAATGTAGGTGGACATGAATCTGTGCACAGTACAGAGGAACTTCATTATCTGTTGGATCAGGGTAAAGAAAGTGGGGCTTTAGATACCAATGAGCACGAATTAATTAAAAATGTCTTTGACTTTAATGAAAGGGTTGTAAAGAACATTATGGTTCCCAGAACCAAAATATCAGGAATTGAACTTTCTGCTGCCCCTGCCGATGTGATTTCAAAAATCATTGGCGAAGGGTATTCCAGGTTACCGGTATATGATGAAATCATTGATAAAATCATTGGTATTATTCATGCTAAAGACATTTTACCGCTATTGGCAGATAAGAAGGACTGGGCACTGAAAGACATCATCAGAAAGCCTTATTTTGTTCCTGAGACCAAAAAAATCAATGACCTGTTGAGTGAACTTCAGCAGAAACGTATCCAGATAGCGATTGTCATCGATGAATTTGGTGGAACCGCAGGTATGGTTACACTGGAAGATATCGTAGAAGAGATTGTTGGAGAAATCCAGGATGAGTATGATGAGGAAAAACCAACAGTAGAGAAGATCTCTGAGACGGAATTTATCATCAATGCTTATGCTACTGTTTACGATGTAAATGAGCATTTACCTCATGATCTTCCTGAAGACGAAGATTTCGATACGGTAGGAGGATTGGTCTCTCATGCTTTCGGTAAAATACCTGAAGTAGGGGACAGCGAAGAGTGTTACGGTTATTTATTCACTATCCTAAAGAAAACCGAGCAAAACATTGAAACCATAAAGCTTGAACTGGTGATTGCGAAAAGCGATATGGTGGACAACCATTAA
- a CDS encoding 16S rRNA (uracil(1498)-N(3))-methyltransferase, with protein MHVFYTPDIDSSEYSLNEEESKHCLKVLRLGRGDVVNLIDGKGGFYEAEIIGESKRNVQLRVTQSVQEHQKRNHHLHIVVAPTKNIDRLEWFLEKATEIGIDEITPVICERSERKIIKEDRLTKVITSAVKQSLQAYHPVLNPQISLIDFLKMEHDSVKMIAHCIDGEPRQYISQLLVPHQRYLILIGPEGDFSPKEIELALQSGFKPLTLGNTRLRTETAALAACFEVNYLNR; from the coding sequence ATGCATGTTTTTTATACACCCGATATTGATTCCAGCGAGTATAGCTTAAACGAAGAAGAAAGTAAGCATTGTCTGAAAGTTCTAAGGTTAGGCCGTGGCGATGTTGTCAATCTGATTGATGGAAAAGGTGGCTTTTATGAAGCAGAGATCATTGGAGAGAGTAAAAGAAATGTTCAGCTTCGTGTTACACAATCCGTTCAGGAGCATCAAAAAAGAAACCATCACCTTCATATCGTCGTTGCACCTACAAAGAACATCGACCGGTTGGAATGGTTTCTGGAGAAAGCAACTGAAATAGGAATTGATGAAATTACTCCGGTGATCTGTGAAAGATCGGAACGGAAGATCATTAAAGAAGACCGGTTAACCAAAGTAATCACCTCCGCTGTTAAGCAGTCTTTACAAGCTTATCACCCGGTATTAAATCCGCAGATTTCCTTAATTGATTTCCTGAAAATGGAGCATGATTCCGTTAAAATGATTGCCCATTGTATTGATGGGGAGCCACGTCAATACATTAGCCAGCTGCTCGTGCCTCATCAACGTTATCTCATACTTATTGGCCCTGAAGGTGATTTTAGCCCGAAGGAAATCGAACTTGCTTTGCAAAGCGGGTTTAAACCCCTAACTTTAGGTAATACACGTCTGAGAACAGAAACTGCTGCATTGGCTGCCTGTTTTGAGGTGAATTATTTGAACCGATGA
- a CDS encoding DUF4159 domain-containing protein: MKIKLCLIAGLMILLSGFKPPTYKMAKLKYNGGGDWYANRTALPNLIDFCNKNLNTNFAPQDVIVEVGSAELFNYPFIYLTGHGNVVFSPNEAENLRKYLIGGGFLHIDDNYGLDKFIRKEMKKVFPELSFVDLPPNHPLYHQKFKFPKGLPKIHEHDGKVPQGLALIWEGRVVCYYTFECDLGNGWEDFGTYPEDTQDKRLNALKMGANLVQYALTQ; the protein is encoded by the coding sequence ATGAAAATTAAACTTTGCTTAATTGCCGGATTAATGATCCTGTTGAGTGGTTTTAAGCCACCCACCTATAAAATGGCAAAATTGAAATATAATGGGGGAGGAGATTGGTATGCCAACAGAACTGCGCTTCCAAACCTGATCGATTTTTGTAATAAAAACCTGAATACAAACTTTGCGCCGCAAGACGTTATCGTCGAAGTAGGCAGCGCTGAGCTGTTTAACTATCCTTTTATCTACCTTACCGGGCATGGCAATGTCGTCTTTAGTCCTAATGAAGCAGAGAATTTAAGAAAATACCTGATCGGTGGGGGATTTCTTCATATCGACGATAATTACGGATTGGATAAGTTTATCCGTAAGGAAATGAAAAAGGTTTTTCCGGAGCTTTCTTTTGTAGACCTGCCCCCGAATCACCCACTCTATCACCAGAAATTTAAATTCCCGAAAGGACTGCCTAAAATCCATGAACATGATGGTAAAGTACCTCAGGGGCTTGCCTTAATCTGGGAAGGACGGGTGGTTTGCTATTACACATTTGAATGCGATCTGGGGAATGGATGGGAAGACTTTGGTACTTATCCCGAGGACACACAAGATAAGCGCCTGAACGCCTTAAAAATGGGCGCAAATTTAGTTCAATATGCATTAACACAATAA
- a CDS encoding acetyl-CoA carboxylase biotin carboxyl carrier protein subunit, whose product MKVKVNEQHNFEVEVAEKVLKVNGLELQIDTRDLSATQKHVIYQNKSYNIELVERNEDGKAVVIKVNGTLYQVGIEDQYDELLKKLGMDSSSANKVLEIKAPMPGLVLNVIVTEGQEVNKGDSLLVLEAMKMENIIKSPTGGIVKKILIRKGDKVEKNEILLQFA is encoded by the coding sequence ATGAAGGTCAAAGTAAATGAACAACACAATTTTGAGGTAGAAGTAGCAGAAAAAGTATTAAAAGTTAATGGGCTGGAGCTGCAGATCGATACCAGAGATCTCTCTGCAACACAGAAACATGTGATCTATCAGAATAAATCCTATAATATAGAGCTGGTAGAGCGCAACGAAGACGGAAAGGCAGTGGTCATTAAAGTAAATGGTACTCTTTATCAGGTTGGAATAGAAGACCAGTATGATGAATTGCTCAAAAAACTGGGGATGGACAGCTCCTCTGCAAATAAGGTGCTCGAAATTAAGGCCCCTATGCCAGGATTGGTGCTGAATGTCATTGTAACAGAAGGACAGGAAGTGAATAAAGGGGACAGTCTGTTGGTATTGGAGGCGATGAAGATGGAAAATATTATTAAATCACCAACCGGAGGAATAGTGAAGAAGATTCTGATCCGGAAGGGGGATAAGGTAGAAAAGAACGAAATTCTACTGCAATTCGCATAA
- a CDS encoding SUMF1/EgtB/PvdO family nonheme iron enzyme has product MKKSYLYSIASIAIIASLASCKSKSGTSEKTGMAYNKQEFGGFEVNKKFKRGPGPGLVEIEGGVFVMSGSAINVPGEELSNYNHKRETTVSSFYMDETEVSNTNWLEYLNWIRTSYPTDHEYYYNELPDTLVWRRPLSYNEPYVDNYLRHPAYQDYPVVGVSWEQAERYCAWRTDRVNELLLREKGYMTSFKDINGGTSKTAGNATATARPTEPFNTDIYLNGQYDDKGKKAMKDLNPSNASGAKGATTGKNAATRNVRLEDGIIKQPYRLPTEAEWEYAALGLIGNTQYENIAANKIYPWNGLGLSSAKRSTRGLILANFKRTKGDYMGVGGSLNDKGGLTVAVRSYMPNDFGLYNMAGNVNEWVADVYRSKTFEAADAFNPYRGNYYKDKKVADPVSGKIEKDKYNKPVLTDAISYKKQTWAEKQAATPPPTVNTYADQRGYRDKANDLYGEITLVTDKSRVYKGGSWEDQALWLNPATRRFLAQDESTADIGFRCAMTMLGASEIRSTGKPQFKPKAAKAFRAGK; this is encoded by the coding sequence ATGAAAAAATCATACTTATATTCAATTGCATCTATTGCAATTATAGCTTCTCTAGCCTCCTGTAAATCAAAGTCAGGAACCTCTGAGAAGACAGGAATGGCATATAACAAGCAAGAGTTTGGAGGCTTTGAAGTAAATAAAAAATTCAAGCGCGGTCCGGGTCCCGGATTAGTCGAGATTGAAGGTGGTGTATTTGTCATGAGCGGAAGTGCCATCAATGTTCCCGGTGAGGAGCTCAGCAATTACAATCATAAAAGGGAGACTACGGTTTCTTCTTTCTATATGGATGAAACAGAGGTTTCCAACACCAACTGGCTGGAATACCTGAACTGGATCCGCACCAGCTATCCAACGGATCATGAATATTATTATAATGAACTTCCTGATACCCTGGTTTGGCGCAGGCCTTTATCCTATAATGAACCTTACGTAGATAATTATTTAAGGCACCCCGCTTATCAGGATTATCCTGTGGTAGGTGTAAGCTGGGAACAGGCAGAAAGGTATTGTGCCTGGAGAACTGACAGGGTGAATGAGTTGTTGCTTCGTGAAAAAGGTTACATGACCAGCTTTAAGGACATTAACGGCGGAACCTCAAAAACAGCAGGTAACGCGACGGCAACAGCAAGGCCAACAGAGCCTTTTAACACGGATATTTACCTGAACGGGCAGTATGACGATAAGGGTAAAAAAGCAATGAAAGATCTTAATCCTTCTAATGCTTCCGGTGCAAAAGGAGCGACAACAGGTAAAAATGCAGCCACTAGAAATGTAAGACTGGAGGATGGCATTATCAAACAGCCTTACCGCCTGCCAACAGAAGCAGAATGGGAATACGCAGCTCTTGGCTTAATTGGAAATACACAGTATGAGAATATCGCTGCGAATAAAATCTATCCATGGAATGGTTTAGGGTTGAGCTCTGCAAAAAGAAGTACAAGAGGATTAATCCTGGCTAACTTTAAAAGAACCAAAGGTGATTATATGGGTGTAGGTGGATCACTGAATGATAAAGGTGGACTTACAGTTGCCGTAAGGTCTTATATGCCAAATGATTTCGGCTTATACAATATGGCAGGAAACGTGAACGAATGGGTTGCTGATGTTTATCGCTCCAAAACTTTTGAAGCAGCAGACGCCTTTAATCCATATAGAGGAAATTACTACAAAGACAAGAAAGTGGCTGATCCGGTTAGCGGAAAGATTGAAAAAGACAAATACAACAAGCCTGTCTTAACAGATGCCATTTCTTACAAGAAACAAACCTGGGCAGAAAAGCAGGCCGCAACGCCTCCGCCAACGGTTAATACTTATGCCGATCAAAGGGGCTATCGTGATAAAGCAAATGATTTATACGGAGAGATTACCCTGGTAACAGATAAATCAAGAGTATATAAAGGAGGATCCTGGGAGGATCAGGCATTGTGGCTGAACCCTGCAACTAGAAGGTTCCTTGCACAGGATGAATCTACCGCTGATATTGGTTTCCGTTGCGCAATGACGATGTTGGGTGCTTCAGAGATCAGATCTACAGGAAAGCCTCAATTTAAGCCAAAGGCAGCGAAAGCATTCAGGGCTGGCAAATAA